One window from the genome of Thermus sediminis encodes:
- a CDS encoding YhjD/YihY/BrkB family envelope integrity protein, whose protein sequence is MLRNFLRVYREAHVPFFAAALAYYALLSLMPLLLLLAGLFGLLLAGNPALRAEAFEGLTELTLALFPARPELAADLLSFLTRGAFPLTLGSGLLLLWSGSNFFAALSYALGLVFGRPFGLRHRLLGLLMPPLLALSLILLALLGLALGFLLRFLPPEGRAVLGSLEALLPLLAAFLLFLLTYVLFRGLKGFGDLLPLSVGAGVAALLFEAVRLGLPKLLPRSSYELLYGPLAGFVLALLGLYLVLYALLLGAVVAQSLEA, encoded by the coding sequence TTGCTTAGGAATTTCCTTCGGGTTTACCGGGAGGCCCATGTCCCCTTCTTCGCCGCCGCCCTCGCCTACTACGCCCTCCTTTCCCTGATGCCCCTTCTCCTCCTCCTAGCGGGCCTCTTCGGCCTCCTCCTCGCGGGGAACCCTGCCCTCCGGGCCGAGGCCTTTGAGGGCCTCACGGAGCTCACCCTGGCCCTTTTTCCCGCCCGCCCCGAACTGGCGGCGGATCTGCTCTCCTTCCTCACCCGGGGCGCCTTCCCCCTCACCCTGGGGAGCGGCCTCCTCCTCCTCTGGTCGGGGAGCAACTTCTTCGCCGCCCTGAGCTACGCCCTGGGCCTCGTCTTCGGGCGCCCCTTTGGCCTCCGCCACCGCCTTTTGGGCCTCCTCATGCCCCCCCTCTTGGCCCTCTCCCTCATCCTCCTCGCCCTCCTGGGGCTTGCCTTGGGCTTTCTCCTCCGCTTTCTGCCCCCCGAGGGGCGGGCCGTCCTGGGCTCCCTCGAGGCCCTCCTCCCCCTCCTCGCCGCCTTCCTCCTCTTCCTCCTCACCTACGTCCTCTTCCGGGGGCTAAAGGGCTTTGGGGACCTCCTCCCCTTGAGCGTTGGGGCGGGGGTGGCCGCCCTCCTCTTTGAGGCCGTGCGCTTGGGACTTCCCAAGCTCCTCCCCCGCTCCTCCTACGAGCTCCTCTACGGCCCCCTGGCGGGCTTCGTCCTGGCCCTTTTGGGCCTTTACCTGGTCCTCTACGCCCTCCTTCTGGGGGCAGTGGTGGCCCAAAGCCTAGAGGCCTAG